A window from Rhinolophus sinicus isolate RSC01 linkage group LG18, ASM3656204v1, whole genome shotgun sequence encodes these proteins:
- the ZNF771 gene encoding zinc finger protein 771: protein MPGEQQTEEEEEEEMQEEMVLLVKSEEDEGEEKYEVVKLKIPVDNKEVPSEAPAPSADPARPHACPDCGRAFARRSTLAKHARTHTGERPFACTECGRRFSQKSALTKHGRTHTGERPYECPECDKRFSAASNLRQHRRRHTGEKPYACAHCGRRFAQSSNYAQHLRVHTGEKPYACPDCGRAFGGSSCLARHRRTHTGERPYACADCGTRFAQSSALAKHRRVHTGEKPHRCPVCGRRFGHRSNLAEHARTHTGERPYPCAECGRRFRLSSHFIRHRRAHMRRRLYICAGCGRDFKLPPGATAATVTERCPECEGS, encoded by the exons ATGCCAGGCGAACAgcagacagaggaggaggaggaggaggagatgcaAGAGGAGATGGTGCTGCTGGTGAAGAGTGAGGAGGATGAGGGTGAGGAGAAGTATGAGGTGGTGAAACTCAAGATTCCCGTGGACAACAAGGAG GTCCCGAGCGAGGCGCCAGCGCCGTCTGCCGACCCGGCGCGCCCACACGCGTGCCCAGACTGCGGCCGCGCCTTTGCGCGCCGCTCCACGCTGGCCAAGCACGCGCGCACGCACACGGGCGAGCGGCCCTTCGCGTGCACCGAGTGCGGCCGGCGCTTCTCGCAGAAGTCGGCGCTGACCAAACACGGCCGCACGCACACCGGCGAGCGGCCCTACGAGTGCCCCGAGTGTGACAAGCGCTTTTCGGCCGCGTCAAACCTGCGGCAGCACCGGCGGCGCCACACTGGCGAGAAGCCGTACGCATGCGCGCACTGCGGCCGCCGCTTCGCGCAGAGCTCCAACTACGCACAGCACCTGCGCGTGCACACGGGCGAGAAGCCGTACGCGTGCCCGGACTGCGGACGCGCCTTCGGCGGCAGTTCGTGCCTAGCGCGCCACCGACGCACGCACACGGGCGAGCGGCCGTACGCATGCGCCGACTGCGGCACGCGCTTCGCGCAGAGCTCGGCGCTGGCCAAGCACCGGCGCGTGCACACGGGCGAGAAGCCGCACCGCTGCCCCGTGTGCGGCCGCCGCTTCGGCCACCGCTCCAACCTGGCGGAGCATGCGCGCACGCACACGGGCGAGCGGCCCTACCCTTGCGCCGAATGCGGCCGGCGCTTCCGGCTCAGCTCACACTTCATCCGCCACCGTCGCGCACACATGCGGCGCCGTCTCTACATTTGCGCTGGCTGCGGCCGGGACTTCAAGCTACCCCCTGGCGCCACGGCCGCCACTGTCACCGAGCGCTGTCCAGAGTGCGAGGGTAGCTGA
- the DCTPP1 gene encoding dCTP pyrophosphatase 1 — translation MSGKGGEKRGDKEGEDTGATRPFSFSPEPTLEDIRRLHAEFAAERDWDQFHQPRNLLLALVGEVGELAELFQWKPDAELGPQAWPPKERAALQEELSDVLIYLVALAARCRVDLPQAVLSKMDTNRRRYPAHLSRGSARKYTDLPQGATSKDQAVGTADLACESTGKAST, via the exons ATGTCCGGGAAGGGCGGGGAGAAGCGCGGAGACAAGGAGGGAGAAGACACAGGTGCCACCCGCCCCTTCAGCTTCAGCCCGGAGCCCACGCTCGAGGACAT CCGCCGCCTCCATGCTGAGTTTGCTGCTGAAAGAGACTGGGACCAGTTCCACCAGCCTCGGAACCTCCTCCTGGCCTTGGTGGGAGAAgtgggggagctggcagagctcTT TCAGTGGAAGCCTGATGCGGAGCTTGGCCCCCAAGCCTGGCCTCCCAAGGAACGGGCAGCCCTTCAAGAGGAGCTCAGTGACGTCCTCATCTACCTGGTAGCATTAGCAGCCCGCTGCCGTGTGGACCTGCCCCAGGCGGTGCTCTCCAAGATGGACACCAACCGGCGACGCTACCCAGCACATCTGTCCCGGGGCTCTGCCCGCAAGTACACAGACCTGCCCCAGGGGGCCACCTCTAAAGACCAGGCTGTGGGGACTGCAGACCTGGCCTGTGAGTCCACAGGCAAGGCCTCAACCTAG